In Bacteroidales bacterium, one DNA window encodes the following:
- a CDS encoding AEC family transporter: MATGIIINQLLIFCLLMIVGAFATKRKILNDESKDFLARIIIDITLPFLIFSTFSHLEFDIKLFKNGLFVFILAFVNIAILYLAGSFSSFAQKLSKPQAMVHTLHSMFGNIVFLGFPLFDALFPNGIGVFYAAVYQLASNSLTFTYGIYKLSLGTQKSGWKSLLNANTGAIVLGSLILISGLHLPKFVVDAFSGLGKCTSPLSMVYIGALLAGMNIRKSFKTVSVFIISMNKLLIVPLILGFTYILLIRWLHLEIAREAFFVLVMQAGMPCQTIIVVMTRRYGGDYHLAASNLLVSTLFSIITLPLLYLVLENIFRLII, encoded by the coding sequence ATGGCTACAGGTATTATTATAAATCAACTCTTAATATTCTGCCTTTTGATGATTGTTGGGGCATTTGCCACCAAAAGAAAAATATTAAATGATGAATCAAAAGATTTCCTAGCAAGAATAATAATCGATATTACATTGCCCTTCCTTATTTTTTCAACATTCTCACATCTGGAATTTGATATCAAACTTTTTAAAAATGGGTTATTCGTTTTTATTCTGGCTTTTGTAAATATAGCAATTTTATATCTAGCGGGTTCATTTTCATCATTTGCTCAAAAACTCAGTAAACCTCAAGCAATGGTGCACACACTCCATTCTATGTTTGGGAATATTGTTTTCCTTGGTTTTCCTCTTTTTGATGCTCTGTTTCCCAATGGCATTGGGGTTTTTTATGCAGCAGTTTACCAATTGGCATCTAATTCTTTAACTTTTACCTATGGAATTTATAAATTAAGTTTGGGTACTCAAAAATCTGGTTGGAAGAGCTTACTTAATGCAAATACAGGAGCAATTGTTCTTGGAAGTTTAATTTTGATTTCAGGACTTCATTTACCAAAATTTGTCGTTGATGCTTTTTCTGGCCTAGGGAAGTGTACTAGCCCTCTTTCAATGGTTTATATTGGTGCTCTTCTGGCAGGTATGAATATCCGAAAATCATTTAAAACGGTTAGCGTTTTTATTATCAGTATGAATAAACTTTTAATCGTTCCTCTGATTCTTGGTTTTACTTATATTTTACTGATTAGATGGCTACACCTTGAAATTGCCCGCGAAGCGTTCTTCGTTTTAGTCATGCAAGCAGGTATGCCCTGCCAAACGATCATTGTTGTGATGACACGAAGGTATGGTGGTGATTACCATCTGGCAGCAAGCAATCTTCTTGTTTCAACCTTATTTAGTATTATCACTTTACCTTTACTTTATCTCGTTTTGGAGAATATTTTTAGGCTCATAATTTAA
- a CDS encoding 6-carboxytetrahydropterin synthase, whose protein sequence is MALIRLTKEFHFELAHALEGYDGACRNIHGHSYVLFVTVIGSPISSESNPKLGMIMDFGDLKKIVHENIIGRFDHALLLNQKSSMLKTLRAESFGKIESLPFQPTCENLLPYFADIISSRLPNGVKLHHLKLNETATSFAEWYASDNL, encoded by the coding sequence ATGGCATTAATTCGGCTAACCAAGGAGTTCCATTTTGAACTTGCTCATGCACTTGAAGGTTATGATGGAGCTTGTCGCAATATTCATGGTCACTCTTACGTGCTATTCGTAACAGTTATAGGTAGTCCAATTTCTTCTGAATCGAATCCAAAATTAGGGATGATAATGGATTTCGGAGATTTAAAAAAGATAGTGCATGAAAATATCATCGGTCGGTTCGATCATGCTCTGCTGCTTAACCAAAAATCATCGATGTTAAAAACCTTGCGAGCGGAGAGTTTTGGAAAAATTGAATCGCTCCCATTCCAGCCTACATGCGAAAATCTATTGCCTTACTTTGCCGATATTATTTCTTCCAGACTACCCAATGGGGTAAAGCTACATCATCTTAAACTAAACGAAACAGCAACATCATTCGCTGAATGGTATGCTTCAGATAATCTTTAA
- a CDS encoding polyprenyl synthetase family protein, with amino-acid sequence MSKLDDIKKPVNHDLNEFEPYFRSSMSSKVPLLDVITNYIYRRKGKQLRPLIVFLSAGLNGKINQSTYVAAGMIELLHTATLIHDDVVDEAYERRGFFSINALWRSKIAVLVGDYLLSKGLLLSIEKNEIELLRIMSQAVKDMSEGELLQIERSRKMDIDESTYFEIIQKKTASLLASCAANGATSVGANPEMIKRMKDFGTYLGMAFQIKDDLFDYQPQGIIGKPTGNDIKEKKLTLPLIYSLTKVQKSEQSDILKLVRSSKKSSKAVEKVVAFVQKNGGLDYSTQKMQEFKDKALQILSLYPESEFRSSLEMLTDYVVERSK; translated from the coding sequence ATGTCAAAACTCGATGATATAAAGAAGCCTGTAAATCATGATTTAAATGAATTTGAGCCATACTTTCGCAGTTCCATGAGTTCAAAGGTTCCTCTACTTGATGTTATTACAAATTACATATATCGACGAAAAGGAAAGCAACTTAGACCCTTGATTGTATTCCTTTCTGCAGGGCTGAATGGGAAGATTAATCAATCAACATATGTTGCTGCAGGTATGATAGAGTTGCTACATACTGCAACTCTAATTCATGATGATGTGGTAGATGAAGCTTATGAACGCAGAGGTTTTTTCTCAATAAATGCCCTTTGGCGCTCCAAAATTGCTGTACTGGTTGGTGATTACCTGCTTTCTAAAGGACTTTTGCTATCGATTGAGAAAAATGAGATAGAGTTGCTAAGAATAATGAGTCAAGCTGTAAAGGATATGAGTGAAGGAGAACTTCTACAGATTGAACGATCAAGAAAAATGGATATTGATGAGAGTACTTACTTTGAAATTATTCAGAAGAAAACAGCGAGTTTATTAGCTTCTTGTGCTGCAAATGGCGCAACTTCTGTTGGTGCAAATCCAGAAATGATTAAGCGGATGAAAGATTTTGGAACGTATCTGGGAATGGCTTTTCAAATTAAGGATGACCTTTTCGACTATCAACCTCAAGGTATAATTGGTAAACCAACAGGAAATGACATTAAAGAGAAAAAACTTACTCTTCCCTTGATTTATTCTCTCACCAAAGTTCAAAAAAGTGAACAATCTGATATTTTAAAATTGGTGAGGAGCAGTAAAAAAAGCAGCAAAGCGGTTGAAAAGGTTGTTGCTTTTGTGCAAAAGAATGGTGGACTTGATTATTCAACCCAAAAAATGCAGGAATTCAAAGACAAGGCTTTACAAATATTGAGTCTTTATCCAGAATCAGAGTTTAGATCATCTCTTGAGATGTTAACGGATTATGTTGTGGAAAGGAGCAAATAG
- a CDS encoding helix-turn-helix transcriptional regulator — protein sequence MQQKRELNVEQLEKAVNMLKAIAHPMRISIISLLEDGRRMTVTEIHEKLDIEQSTTSHHLGILKDKGVLSSKREGKNTHYFLKNENLSKILDCIGRCTV from the coding sequence ATGCAACAAAAGAGAGAATTAAATGTTGAACAACTTGAAAAGGCTGTTAACATGCTAAAAGCAATCGCACATCCAATGAGAATATCAATAATAAGTCTACTTGAAGACGGCAGGAGAATGACAGTTACCGAAATTCACGAGAAATTAGATATTGAACAATCTACCACCTCCCATCATTTAGGTATACTAAAGGATAAAGGGGTTTTATCATCTAAAAGAGAAGGAAAGAACACCCATTATTTTTTAAAAAACGAAAATCTTTCCAAAATTCTCGATTGTATTGGAAGATGCACGGTTTAA
- the polA gene encoding DNA polymerase I: protein MQKKLLLIDAYALIYRAYFAFINRPIKTSKGLNTSAIYGFIKTLLDAIKKTEPTHLAVAFDLSGPTFRTELYPEYKANRQETPEDIRLAVPIIKRLLGVMNIPIVELKGYEADDIIGTLATQADPLGYEVFMMTPDKDYGQLLSPNVKIIKPGKGGGEMETITTEAFCKDYKIDNPSQFIDILALWGDTSDNVPGVKGIGEKTAADLISKYGSIDNILQNTYKLSKAQRTNIEESKDQLLLARTLVTIKIDLMLNQDINSFERKEPDPVEFRKMLEELEFRSMLKDISVKKDVKEVKKESFVQGNLFGEVASQPVAPEHNLKTLYDFTYDYRVAATADERKLLIDVLNSANEFAFDSETTGLDLYTSQLVGLSFATAPFKAWYVPIPVNQTEANQVLQEFKAVLEDTNKPKIGQNIKFDLLMLKNYGIKLKGFLFDTMIAHYLVEPDMRHNLNIISEQLLGYKPIVIEELIGKKGVNQISMRSVPIDKISIYACEDADLAFQLKEVLYKKLVDEGLLELYKTIEAPLIEVLADIERAGVQINVQNLSEFAKSLNLELIALDDEIKAIAGIPDLNISSPKQLGEVLFEKLKIASDVKMTKTKQYATGEEELLKYKDKHPIIDKILEFRSLKKLLSTYVEALPLLVNSKTGKIHTSFNQAVASTGRLSSNNPNLQNIPIRDEKGREIRKAFVPSSDDYLILSADYSQIELRLMAHMSKDPSLLEAFHQGEDIHTATASKIFKVPLSEVTREQRSRAKTANFGMIYGISSFGLSQRLSISRTDAKELIDGYFGTYKGVKEYMENCIKNARDKGWVSTIFDRKRYLTDIKSNNATVRGLAERNAINAPIQGSAADVIKLAMIKIHQELSDNNLNSKMIIQVHDELVLEVYKPEIEQVKEIVIKSMTQVAKLSVPLDVEIGIGNNWLEAH from the coding sequence ATGCAAAAAAAACTTCTACTCATAGATGCATACGCTCTGATTTACAGAGCTTACTTTGCTTTTATCAATCGCCCTATAAAAACCAGCAAGGGATTAAATACTTCTGCTATTTACGGCTTCATAAAAACGCTACTTGATGCAATTAAGAAGACAGAACCAACACACTTAGCTGTGGCCTTTGATCTATCAGGACCCACCTTTCGAACGGAACTTTACCCCGAGTATAAAGCCAATAGACAAGAAACGCCCGAAGATATTCGATTGGCCGTTCCAATTATCAAGCGTCTTCTTGGAGTAATGAATATACCTATTGTTGAACTAAAGGGATATGAAGCCGATGATATTATCGGTACACTGGCTACTCAGGCAGATCCTTTGGGTTATGAAGTTTTTATGATGACCCCAGACAAGGATTATGGTCAACTCCTCTCCCCGAATGTAAAGATTATTAAGCCTGGCAAAGGGGGTGGTGAAATGGAAACCATCACAACAGAAGCATTTTGCAAAGATTATAAAATCGATAACCCCTCTCAGTTCATTGATATCCTAGCTCTATGGGGCGATACATCGGACAATGTGCCTGGTGTAAAAGGGATTGGTGAAAAAACCGCTGCTGATTTAATTTCAAAATACGGATCAATAGACAATATCCTTCAAAATACCTATAAACTATCGAAAGCACAAAGAACAAATATTGAGGAATCCAAGGATCAACTTCTTCTGGCTAGAACATTGGTTACTATTAAAATCGACCTAATGTTGAACCAAGACATCAATAGTTTTGAAAGGAAAGAACCAGATCCTGTTGAGTTCAGAAAAATGTTAGAGGAACTTGAGTTTCGTTCAATGCTAAAAGATATATCAGTAAAAAAAGATGTAAAAGAGGTAAAAAAAGAGAGTTTCGTTCAGGGTAATCTTTTTGGTGAAGTAGCTTCACAACCTGTTGCTCCAGAGCATAATCTAAAAACCCTTTATGATTTTACTTACGATTACAGGGTCGCGGCAACAGCTGATGAGCGCAAACTTCTTATAGATGTACTTAATAGCGCAAATGAGTTTGCTTTTGATTCTGAAACAACAGGGCTCGATCTTTATACTAGTCAACTGGTTGGGCTATCATTTGCAACAGCTCCTTTTAAGGCGTGGTATGTTCCAATTCCTGTAAATCAAACAGAAGCAAATCAGGTCCTTCAAGAATTTAAGGCTGTTTTGGAGGATACCAATAAACCAAAGATTGGGCAAAATATTAAGTTTGATCTCCTGATGCTTAAAAACTATGGAATCAAGCTCAAGGGCTTCCTATTTGACACCATGATTGCCCATTATTTGGTAGAACCCGATATGCGCCACAATCTCAATATTATTTCGGAACAATTGCTTGGCTATAAACCAATCGTTATAGAGGAGTTAATTGGGAAAAAGGGGGTAAACCAAATTTCGATGCGAAGCGTTCCTATTGATAAAATCTCAATATACGCTTGTGAGGATGCCGACCTTGCTTTTCAGCTGAAAGAGGTTTTATACAAAAAACTTGTAGACGAGGGTCTTCTAGAACTATATAAAACCATAGAAGCACCCTTAATTGAAGTTCTGGCTGATATAGAAAGGGCAGGAGTTCAAATCAATGTTCAAAATCTTAGCGAGTTTGCTAAATCATTAAACCTTGAATTAATTGCTCTTGATGATGAAATCAAAGCAATAGCAGGTATTCCCGATCTCAATATTTCATCTCCTAAACAGCTCGGCGAGGTTCTCTTCGAAAAACTAAAAATTGCCTCGGATGTAAAAATGACAAAAACAAAACAATATGCAACCGGGGAAGAGGAATTGCTCAAATACAAAGACAAGCATCCAATTATTGATAAAATATTAGAATTTAGATCTTTAAAGAAATTACTTTCAACCTACGTTGAGGCCTTGCCCTTGCTTGTAAATTCTAAAACAGGGAAAATTCATACTTCATTCAATCAAGCAGTAGCCTCAACAGGTCGGTTAAGTTCAAATAATCCAAACCTTCAAAACATTCCTATCCGAGATGAAAAAGGTCGTGAAATTCGAAAAGCGTTTGTTCCCTCCTCTGATGATTACTTAATTCTATCAGCCGACTACTCCCAAATTGAACTCAGGTTGATGGCTCATATGAGCAAAGATCCTTCGCTGCTCGAAGCATTTCATCAAGGGGAGGATATCCATACGGCAACCGCCTCAAAAATATTTAAAGTTCCCCTTAGTGAAGTTACAAGAGAGCAACGAAGTAGAGCGAAAACTGCAAATTTTGGAATGATTTATGGTATTTCTTCCTTCGGTTTATCTCAAAGGCTTTCTATATCCCGAACCGATGCAAAAGAACTAATAGATGGCTATTTTGGCACCTACAAAGGGGTTAAAGAATATATGGAAAACTGCATTAAAAATGCTAGGGACAAAGGATGGGTTTCTACAATTTTCGACAGGAAGCGTTATTTAACAGATATCAAATCAAATAACGCAACAGTAAGAGGTCTTGCTGAGCGAAATGCCATAAACGCACCTATTCAGGGCTCAGCCGCTGATGTTATTAAGTTAGCAATGATAAAAATTCACCAAGAACTTTCCGATAATAACCTTAATTCTAAAATGATCATTCAGGTTCACGACGAACTTGTGCTTGAGGTTTACAAACCTGAAATTGAGCAAGTAAAAGAGATTGTTATAAAATCAATGACACAAGTCGCAAAACTATCAGTTCCTCTTGATGTTGAAATCGGCATAGGTAACAATTGGCTTGAAGCGCACTAA
- a CDS encoding D-alanine--D-alanine ligase, with product MSPKKAVILYNELSPNPTPDEADVLEQVNIIAENLEKLGIKYSTMTFSLNMKKVEQELLSHKPDFIFNMVEGVDNKGDLIFLAPALLNSLKIPFTGGSLETIFITSSKTLAKERMKQGGLPTAYWYHGEGEFVPVEGKRYIVKPIWEDGSLGLDEDCVFWWHEAGLMKVAKEFNPATHFIEEYIDGREFNISILAGSNGPTVLPHAEIKFYDYEGDKPKMMGWTAKWDENSFEYANTRRTFEMGKNDGELLNKLTELTLKSWDVFKLNGYARVDYRVDKKGNPMVLEINVNPCISMNGGFYAACEQAGISFDEAVTRIINDIPSKK from the coding sequence ATGAGTCCGAAGAAAGCGGTTATCCTTTATAACGAATTATCACCAAATCCTACTCCTGATGAGGCAGATGTGCTTGAACAGGTAAACATTATTGCTGAAAATCTTGAAAAACTTGGAATAAAGTATTCAACGATGACTTTTTCATTGAACATGAAAAAGGTTGAACAAGAGCTTCTAAGCCATAAGCCTGATTTTATTTTTAACATGGTTGAAGGTGTTGATAATAAAGGTGATTTAATCTTTCTCGCACCAGCGCTACTGAATTCTTTAAAAATCCCATTTACAGGGGGTAGTCTGGAAACTATTTTTATTACTTCGTCCAAAACCCTAGCAAAAGAGCGAATGAAACAAGGTGGCTTGCCAACGGCTTATTGGTATCATGGAGAAGGGGAGTTTGTGCCGGTTGAAGGCAAGCGTTATATCGTTAAACCTATTTGGGAGGATGGCTCTCTTGGCTTGGACGAGGATTGCGTTTTTTGGTGGCATGAAGCGGGATTAATGAAAGTAGCAAAAGAGTTTAATCCTGCTACCCATTTTATTGAAGAATATATCGATGGACGGGAGTTCAATATATCAATACTTGCTGGCTCCAATGGCCCAACCGTTCTTCCTCACGCCGAGATTAAGTTTTACGATTACGAGGGTGACAAACCTAAAATGATGGGTTGGACAGCAAAATGGGATGAGAATAGTTTTGAATATGCAAACACTCGTAGAACCTTTGAGATGGGGAAGAATGATGGTGAACTTTTAAATAAACTTACCGAATTAACATTAAAAAGTTGGGATGTGTTTAAACTTAACGGTTATGCCCGTGTTGATTATCGAGTTGACAAAAAGGGCAACCCAATGGTTCTTGAGATTAATGTTAACCCATGTATATCAATGAATGGTGGATTTTACGCAGCTTGTGAACAGGCAGGAATTTCTTTCGACGAAGCGGTTACTAGAATTATAAATGATATTCCCTCAAAAAAATAG
- a CDS encoding tetratricopeptide repeat protein, translating to MLRSLCLNNKILIAFMCLYLFVFSPTNIKADIHNGSDSISKILSQSSGSSKLDLLIKSADECNNTNADLSFEYANTAIGIAKKLNLPKKQLSAEVIIGKTYFIKGDYTNAINQLEKTLSLAHSINDSTHLIDIYQVYSLIYTKLGDFKKALEFSQNAFNLIDKLNQQSKLADIVRETGNIYFSFGEAPVALDFYQKSLTISKENNNQIGVSKALNNIGRIYGELGALSKALDYLNRSLEIKRKYDNKLGVANTLLNIGTIYFRQENYSTAIQYFLQANSYYSKVPFTEGVSNSFHFAGRCYLNLKNYEQAEAFFAKARVLANNAKIKTLLVEISLRESELYAEINNYERAYESLYKYKELRDSVFSNERRNLLLELDAKYNLQAKEKQILLLSKEQELKETQKKKLSFWNAFLIIAALFLTFFIYFIHNRMRFRAKINQKLLEEINQRKVIEEELQGHQEHLEAIVEARTLALKIAKEKAEESDMLKTAFLANMSHEIRTPMNAIVGLANLLVDSESIDTDKKDFVHLIHSNSEILMSLINDIIDISIIESGQLKINKTPVFISEVLEELLFFFNQEKHKINKSHISITLDYELSLTFHSILTDKKRLRQVMSNLLSNALKFTNQGSIVFGFKLTNSQTVTFFVKDTGKGILPENQTSIFERFSKYNRGNDSVLLPGTGLGLAICKELVQLLAGNIWFDSQPNLGSSFYFTLPNIYYDSVISESQHSNESNLELNLSNKTIIVAEDVTSNFMLIKAYLNRTNANLLWAKDGTEVISMLENHVVNLILLDIQMPVMDGMKTIEVIRAAGNKIPIIIQTAFALSDEIEKCFSAGCDDYLTKPIKKDDLINKISLVLSNQENNSANLLTSPLFFH from the coding sequence ATGTTAAGGTCTCTTTGTTTAAATAATAAGATCCTTATCGCCTTTATGTGTCTATATTTATTTGTTTTTTCTCCAACAAATATTAAAGCAGATATTCATAATGGTTCGGATAGTATTAGTAAAATATTAAGTCAATCATCTGGTTCATCTAAATTAGATTTATTAATTAAGTCTGCTGATGAATGTAATAACACCAACGCAGACCTCTCCTTCGAATATGCGAACACAGCAATAGGTATTGCCAAAAAACTAAACCTACCTAAAAAACAACTTAGCGCAGAAGTAATTATTGGAAAAACATACTTTATCAAGGGTGACTATACAAACGCAATAAACCAACTAGAGAAAACATTATCATTAGCACATTCTATTAACGATAGCACTCACTTAATCGATATATACCAAGTTTATAGTTTGATTTATACAAAACTTGGCGACTTTAAAAAGGCGCTCGAATTCTCCCAAAATGCATTTAATCTTATTGATAAACTAAACCAGCAGAGCAAATTAGCAGATATTGTTCGAGAAACAGGAAATATTTACTTTTCGTTTGGAGAGGCTCCGGTTGCACTTGATTTTTATCAAAAAAGTCTTACCATAAGCAAAGAAAACAATAATCAAATTGGCGTTTCAAAGGCACTTAATAACATTGGTCGTATTTATGGTGAACTCGGAGCACTTTCAAAGGCTCTTGACTATTTAAACAGATCCCTTGAAATAAAACGCAAGTATGATAATAAACTTGGAGTCGCAAATACTTTGCTAAATATAGGTACAATCTATTTTCGTCAAGAAAATTATTCCACAGCAATTCAATATTTTCTACAAGCTAATAGTTACTATTCAAAAGTTCCTTTTACTGAAGGTGTCTCAAACTCGTTTCATTTTGCTGGTCGTTGTTATCTTAATTTGAAAAATTATGAACAAGCCGAAGCATTCTTCGCAAAAGCGAGGGTTTTAGCAAATAATGCCAAAATAAAAACGCTATTAGTTGAAATTTCACTACGGGAATCGGAACTTTACGCCGAAATTAATAACTATGAAAGAGCATATGAATCACTATACAAATATAAAGAGTTAAGAGATTCTGTATTTAGCAACGAACGGAGAAATCTCCTTTTGGAGTTAGATGCCAAATACAACTTACAAGCAAAAGAAAAACAGATCCTTCTACTTTCAAAAGAACAGGAATTAAAAGAAACACAAAAGAAAAAACTAAGTTTCTGGAATGCATTTCTAATAATAGCCGCTCTATTTTTGACCTTTTTCATCTATTTTATTCATAATAGGATGAGGTTTAGGGCGAAAATCAACCAAAAACTTTTAGAGGAAATAAATCAAAGAAAAGTTATTGAAGAAGAGCTTCAGGGGCATCAAGAACATTTAGAGGCAATTGTTGAAGCCCGAACCCTTGCATTGAAAATAGCAAAGGAGAAAGCCGAAGAATCTGATATGCTTAAAACGGCATTTCTTGCAAATATGTCTCATGAGATTCGGACACCAATGAATGCCATTGTTGGTTTGGCGAATCTACTCGTAGATTCAGAATCTATTGATACAGATAAAAAAGACTTTGTTCATTTAATTCACTCAAACAGTGAAATCTTAATGAGCTTAATTAACGATATTATTGATATTTCTATAATTGAATCCGGACAACTAAAAATTAATAAAACCCCCGTTTTTATATCCGAAGTGCTAGAAGAACTCCTATTCTTTTTTAATCAAGAGAAACATAAAATAAACAAAAGTCACATCAGTATTACTTTGGATTATGAACTATCTTTAACTTTTCATTCTATTTTAACTGATAAGAAGCGACTTAGACAAGTAATGTCTAATTTGTTATCAAATGCTTTAAAATTTACCAATCAGGGATCAATCGTTTTTGGGTTTAAACTTACAAATTCTCAAACAGTTACCTTTTTTGTTAAAGACACAGGTAAAGGTATTCTACCTGAAAACCAAACCTCAATATTCGAAAGATTTAGTAAATATAACCGAGGAAACGATTCTGTTCTCTTACCAGGAACAGGTCTTGGGCTTGCTATTTGTAAGGAACTTGTACAACTACTTGCTGGAAATATTTGGTTTGATTCACAGCCAAATTTGGGATCATCTTTTTATTTTACCCTACCTAATATCTATTATGATTCGGTCATATCAGAATCACAACATTCAAATGAATCCAATTTAGAGTTAAATCTAAGCAATAAAACAATTATCGTAGCAGAGGATGTTACTTCTAACTTTATGCTTATAAAGGCCTACCTGAATAGAACGAATGCAAATTTACTCTGGGCAAAAGATGGAACGGAGGTTATAAGTATGCTCGAGAATCATGTCGTAAATCTAATTCTTTTGGATATACAAATGCCCGTTATGGATGGGATGAAAACAATTGAGGTTATCCGAGCAGCAGGGAATAAAATTCCAATTATTATTCAAACAGCATTTGCTTTATCTGACGAAATTGAAAAATGTTTTTCTGCAGGATGTGATGACTACCTTACTAAGCCTATAAAAAAGGATGATTTAATCAACAAAATATCCCTTGTATTAAGCAATCAGGAAAATAACAGTGCTAATCTTTTAACTTCCCCCCTTTTTTTCCATTAA
- a CDS encoding winged helix-turn-helix transcriptional regulator yields the protein MSEHFQVDAIDQKILSYLVKNARMPFLEIARECGISGAAIHQRVKKMEDAGIIAGSRMNVKPKALGFDVCAFVGLQFSASNQYHGVIEALKQMPEVVECHFITGGYALLLKIYCRDNEHLMEVLVKNIQNIPGIANTETFISLDQTIERQVYVKDKRVVNGKKGGKLKD from the coding sequence ATGTCAGAACACTTTCAAGTAGATGCAATTGATCAAAAGATACTATCCTATTTGGTCAAAAATGCAAGAATGCCTTTTCTAGAAATAGCCAGAGAGTGTGGTATTTCTGGAGCAGCAATCCACCAGCGTGTTAAGAAAATGGAAGATGCGGGCATAATAGCTGGCTCAAGAATGAATGTCAAACCTAAGGCTTTAGGTTTTGATGTTTGTGCTTTTGTTGGCCTTCAATTTTCTGCGTCGAACCAGTATCATGGCGTTATTGAAGCTTTAAAACAAATGCCAGAGGTTGTTGAGTGTCATTTTATTACAGGAGGATATGCTCTTTTGCTAAAAATTTATTGTCGAGACAATGAGCATCTTATGGAGGTTCTTGTGAAAAACATTCAGAATATTCCGGGCATTGCAAATACCGAAACCTTTATATCTCTTGATCAAACTATAGAAAGACAGGTTTATGTGAAGGATAAGCGAGTAGTTAATGGAAAAAAAGGGGGGAAGTTAAAAGATTAG
- a CDS encoding CvpA family protein, which yields MSFIDIILIAVFIFAGFRGYQKGFVSQFASLAGLLLGIWGAIKFSDYTAGLLTEHLHITTEYLPLIAFAITFGIIVVGVHFLGNMVEGLFEMAFLGFANSILGVVFGVLKTAFILSVILVIMGKADIKMKFLPQDISQKSLFYHPIERLAPSIFPDLNFDEIKTKIKETFAPVNP from the coding sequence ATGAGTTTTATTGATATCATTCTAATCGCAGTTTTTATTTTTGCGGGATTTCGTGGCTATCAAAAAGGTTTTGTTAGCCAGTTTGCATCATTAGCTGGATTACTCCTCGGTATCTGGGGCGCAATTAAATTTTCAGATTATACAGCGGGATTATTGACAGAACATCTCCATATTACAACAGAGTATTTACCTTTAATTGCATTCGCAATAACCTTTGGTATTATTGTAGTTGGGGTTCATTTTCTTGGTAATATGGTTGAGGGATTATTCGAAATGGCATTCCTGGGTTTTGCAAATAGTATACTTGGAGTGGTTTTTGGTGTTCTTAAGACGGCGTTTATTCTTAGTGTTATCTTGGTTATTATGGGAAAAGCAGATATTAAAATGAAGTTTTTACCACAGGACATTTCTCAAAAATCACTTTTCTACCACCCGATTGAACGGTTAGCACCATCAATCTTTCCCGATCTAAATTTTGATGAGATCAAAACTAAGATTAAGGAAACTTTTGCACCTGTTAATCCTTAG
- a CDS encoding GNAT family N-acetyltransferase: MEKNYTLRFEPLADDVEAVKEIIHSSGFFQDHEIPVALELVEEAIDKGLESGYFFVFAMDGKRTISYACYGTIACTKNSYDLYWIATHDDYRGKGVGSLILKETERKIKSMGGRVIYIETSSKPLYIPTQGFYEKHGYFKEAVLKDFYDVADDKIIYSKHL, from the coding sequence ATGGAAAAAAACTACACGTTAAGATTTGAACCGTTAGCCGATGATGTTGAAGCGGTAAAAGAAATTATTCATTCGTCTGGCTTTTTTCAAGATCATGAAATTCCTGTTGCCCTCGAATTGGTTGAAGAGGCTATTGATAAAGGACTTGAAAGTGGATACTTTTTCGTTTTTGCTATGGATGGCAAAAGAACCATTTCCTATGCTTGCTATGGAACTATTGCTTGTACAAAGAATAGTTATGATCTTTACTGGATTGCAACCCATGATGATTATAGAGGAAAAGGAGTTGGTTCGTTAATTCTGAAAGAAACTGAAAGAAAAATTAAATCTATGGGAGGTAGGGTTATTTACATAGAAACATCCTCAAAACCTTTGTATATCCCAACTCAGGGTTTTTATGAAAAGCACGGATATTTTAAAGAAGCAGTTCTTAAAGATTTTTATGATGTGGCTGACGATAAGATTATATATTCCAAGCATTTATAG